In Methanohalobium evestigatum Z-7303, the DNA window CGTCAATGTAAGTGCAAACGACACAAATAGTAATAAAATGAATAAAAAATGGAACTTTACTATAGACAAAACAACCCCGGAAGTTGAATATTCAGTTATAAACAGCAGTTTATCGACCAGAGACACGACTTACGTTGAAGTAAAATTCAATGAAGCGATTGATAAGACGAAATCTGACATAAGTATCGAAACAAACGGACACATATTATCGTTCGAAAAAGCTATCGAATCAAATATTTTGATTTTTAGTAACCATGGAACCCTGATTAACAGCAAAGAAGACAAGGTTACTGGTCTGAATAATATATCAGATAATGCAAGTAACTTCGTATCTCTCAACGATGAAATGGAAATCGATGTCTTTAGAAGAACTATCGATTCTAGCAGCTGGAACTATGTTTCATTCCCGATTGCAGACGATAATAAACCAAAGATAACAAAAGTCATGGAAAAATCCGATGGATATACTATTTGGAAATACCATGACCATGAATGGCAAGTCTACAAACCTGGAGACATGCATGAATTTACAGGTTTTGAGGGTGGTCTTGGTTACATGGTTAGCTCTGAAAAGGATTTCATACTTTCGCCGAATATCAATACGATATATGAAAATGACCTGATAGTACCCGCTACTGTAGAGGTATATGACGGCTGGAACCTTATAGGATACTATGAAGAATATAGAGGCAGTGATAATATCAACCAGTTGGACATAGATACATATAAATCGCCGCATAGTAAAACACCAATGTCTACATCCACTGGTGAAGTGATATGGGTCTCATTGTATGATCTGTCCAACGGTAGTGCAAATTACAATTCAGGCGAACGACTGGGCAAGTAAAAACAAAGATGCACATATAGGGTAGGTTGATTTGACCTATTACCTTGCATTTTTTTATTTTTTATCAGATATCTTTTTATCCAGCTATATCAATAGTAGGTTTTAACTATATAATAAAAACTTAAAACTTTATAGTTAAAACTTAAAACCCGACAAAAAATAAATACATGTATATACACACAAAAGCGAACACTTAATAAATTACTTAAAAAGCAAATAAAAATTAATCTAAAATGGCTACGCAGTAATTATTTATATTTGAAAAACAATAGTAATACCTGTCCAAACATTTCTAAAAAAATGTAATGTTTATATACAACAAAAACGTATATGTATATACATGAGGGATAACATGTCATCAAATTTTTCACAATTAGATATATCATTAAAAAACGTTGGAGGCCTTAAAGAGAAAAACTTGACTGTAAAGTCAGGTCTAAACATCATAGAGGCGCCAAATGCTTCCGGTAAAACTTCATTATTACGCGGATTTCTACTATCAGTTTTGCCAAATGGCAAAGCAAACCACTACAGTTACCTATTACACTCAAAATCAAATTTCGGTTCAGTAAAAATCACAGATGCCAACGGCCAAGAATACACAAAAGAGATTGTTAAAGATAAAAACTCAGTATCTATAAAAGGTGACAACATAGTCGACCCTGAAAAGGAAAACCTTGTCTCAAGATTTACAATCGCAGGCAACACTAACAAGATACTAGATGCCGTTAGAACCGGTCAAAATCTAAAGGATATATTACTGGAATACACCAATATACCTGACTTAAAAAATCAACTTAGTAAATACGATTCACAGATAAAAGATAATGAAAACCAATTAAACACTTTAGAGAACAAACTCAAAAACGAAACTGAACTTTATAAAAACTTATCCATAACTAGAAACGAAATCGAAAAACTAGATGAGGAAAAAAGTAAATTAGAGAAAGAATACACTGCGAAAAAAATAGACGATGAAACTAATAAAGAATACAAAGAAGCAGTGAATAAACTCAACAAAATACAACAGTCTATTAAAGAGTTAGAAAATAAAATAAATTACAATAAGAAACGTTACAAAGAACTTGAAGAAACAAAACAAAAATACGAAAACGATTTGGAACAAGTTCAACATAACGAAAACATCGATGTTAACACACTTGAAAATGAAATAAAAAACATCAATGAAAAAATTGATTCAAATATTTCCAAGATGAAGACCCTTAATACATATATCGATGGGATAGATGAGTTTATCAATTCATCATTAGATATTGCAGATGTACAGGGCAACAATTCTATAGATAGTTTAGCTGAGAGTTTAAATTGTCCAT includes these proteins:
- a CDS encoding archaea-specific SMC-related protein produces the protein MRDNMSSNFSQLDISLKNVGGLKEKNLTVKSGLNIIEAPNASGKTSLLRGFLLSVLPNGKANHYSYLLHSKSNFGSVKITDANGQEYTKEIVKDKNSVSIKGDNIVDPEKENLVSRFTIAGNTNKILDAVRTGQNLKDILLEYTNIPDLKNQLSKYDSQIKDNENQLNTLENKLKNETELYKNLSITRNEIEKLDEEKSKLEKEYTAKKIDDETNKEYKEAVNKLNKIQQSIKELENKINYNKKRYKELEETKQKYENDLEQVQHNENIDVNTLENEIKNINEKIDSNISKMKTLNTYIDGIDEFINSSLDIADVQGNNSIDSLAESLNCPFCGTNCDKSKLEEQKSHLTSIRDSLKEENKSLKQKSSEKQELIDSYKKKENEINKINSKIIDTENLISETNEQIKKAQNKLRDIKQQKIEQEDIVSKFKEEVETETADITNRLSKVNAQLESYKNKEDQINKSIENNRLNKEKYDELKTKIDDLNDKRSNLQKKINNIEQNVRENFNNHIKEVYDELGFENIDNIELSSDYNLYITRTSDEGKGYFDRYSIMTLSTSELEVIGLIVMLSGYLTYKVNEVFPVIVLDELTYLDTKRMNDLMDYMSDKVESVVLTKLPSGTLNTNANLQKLESLSTTA